Proteins co-encoded in one Flavivirga eckloniae genomic window:
- a CDS encoding M3 family metallopeptidase, protein MTKNILVKPFETVYNSAPFSKINNDDFLPAFKQAIANAKTEIDAIAKSDEAPTFKNTIEALDFSGEQLDRISSIFFNLNSAETNDTIQKIAQEVSPLLSEFSNDITLNEDLFKRIKTVYDAKDSLNLTVEQSTLLDKRYKSFSRNGANLPEDKKQELRDIDKQLSQLTLKFGENVLAETNAFEMLIDNEDHLSGLPEGAKEAAKQLAESRKKEGWLFTLDYPSYIPFMTYADNRELRKKLALAAGAKAFKGDALDNQDTILQIVKLRFQRANLLGYKTHAHFVLEERMSKTPENVDSFLNELLEKAKPAAEREFKNLEKFAKDLDGIDHLEKWDGAYYSEKLKQKLFSLDDEKLKPYFKLENVINGAFTIANKLFDLNFEEIDTIDKYHDEVLTYKVTNNKGDLVSIFYADFFPRAGKRNGAWMTSYKPQYVKNGTNSRPHVSIVCNFTKPVEGATKSKPSLLTFNEVTTLFHEFGHALHGMLADTTYPSLSGTNVFWDFVELPSQILENWCYEKEALELFATHYETGELIPMDLVEKIKESATFHEGMQTLRQLSFGLLDMSWHAGDSSESITSVKAHETEAFKNTTLYPEVAENCMSTSFSHIFQGGYSSGYYSYKWAEVLDADAFEYFKEAGIFNKDVANKFKDHVLSQGGTENPMTLYERFRGQKPKPEALLRRAGLLK, encoded by the coding sequence ATGACAAAAAATATACTAGTAAAACCCTTTGAAACCGTATATAATTCAGCGCCTTTTTCAAAAATCAATAATGACGATTTTTTACCAGCTTTCAAGCAAGCTATTGCAAATGCCAAAACCGAAATTGATGCCATAGCTAAAAGTGACGAAGCTCCAACTTTTAAAAACACTATTGAAGCATTAGATTTTTCTGGTGAACAATTAGACAGGATATCCAGTATATTTTTTAATTTAAATTCTGCTGAAACTAACGATACCATTCAAAAAATAGCACAAGAAGTATCGCCTCTACTATCTGAGTTTAGCAACGACATAACTTTAAATGAAGATTTATTTAAACGCATAAAGACTGTTTACGACGCTAAAGACTCATTGAATTTAACAGTAGAACAGAGTACACTACTAGATAAAAGATATAAAAGCTTTTCGCGTAATGGTGCTAATTTACCAGAAGACAAAAAGCAAGAACTTCGCGATATAGACAAGCAATTAAGTCAGCTAACGCTCAAATTCGGGGAGAATGTATTGGCAGAAACGAATGCTTTTGAAATGCTGATCGATAACGAGGACCATTTATCCGGCTTACCAGAAGGCGCAAAGGAAGCTGCTAAACAGTTAGCCGAATCCAGAAAAAAAGAAGGCTGGCTTTTTACATTAGATTACCCTAGTTATATTCCTTTTATGACTTATGCGGATAATCGCGAATTAAGAAAAAAACTGGCGCTTGCTGCCGGTGCAAAAGCATTTAAAGGTGATGCTTTGGATAATCAGGACACTATTTTACAAATAGTGAAACTAAGATTTCAACGTGCCAATCTCTTGGGCTATAAAACACATGCACACTTTGTTTTAGAAGAACGCATGTCGAAAACACCAGAAAATGTTGATAGCTTTTTAAATGAATTGCTAGAGAAAGCTAAACCAGCTGCTGAGCGAGAGTTTAAAAATCTTGAGAAATTTGCTAAAGATTTAGATGGTATAGATCATCTTGAAAAGTGGGATGGCGCCTATTACTCAGAAAAACTAAAACAAAAACTGTTTAGTCTTGATGACGAAAAGTTAAAACCATATTTCAAACTAGAAAATGTGATCAATGGCGCCTTTACTATTGCCAATAAATTATTCGATTTAAACTTCGAAGAGATCGACACTATAGATAAATATCATGACGAGGTTTTAACCTATAAAGTAACTAATAATAAAGGGGATTTAGTTTCCATTTTTTATGCTGATTTTTTCCCAAGAGCTGGAAAAAGAAACGGCGCGTGGATGACCTCGTACAAACCGCAATACGTTAAAAACGGAACAAATAGTAGACCGCATGTATCTATTGTCTGCAACTTTACAAAGCCTGTTGAAGGAGCGACCAAAAGCAAACCTTCTCTTTTAACCTTTAATGAAGTAACAACCTTATTTCACGAATTTGGACACGCCCTTCATGGCATGCTAGCAGATACGACCTACCCGAGTTTATCAGGAACCAATGTATTTTGGGATTTTGTAGAATTACCAAGTCAGATTTTAGAAAACTGGTGTTACGAAAAAGAAGCTTTGGAGCTGTTCGCAACGCATTATGAAACCGGGGAACTCATCCCGATGGATTTAGTTGAGAAAATAAAAGAGTCTGCCACATTCCACGAAGGCATGCAAACACTTAGACAGCTAAGTTTTGGATTGTTAGATATGAGCTGGCATGCTGGAGATTCATCAGAATCAATAACATCGGTTAAAGCTCACGAAACCGAAGCCTTTAAAAACACTACGCTATACCCTGAAGTTGCTGAGAATTGTATGAGCACTTCTTTTTCACATATATTCCAGGGCGGCTATTCATCTGGTTATTATAGTTACAAATGGGCCGAAGTTTTAGATGCCGATGCTTTCGAATATTTTAAAGAAGCTGGTATTTTTAATAAAGACGTTGCCAATAAATTTAAGGATCACGTCTTGTCCCAAGGTGGTACAGAAAACCCTATGACCCTTTATGAGCGCTTTAGAGGGCAAAAACCTAAACCAGAAGCATTATTGAGACGGGCTGGGTTGTTGAAATAA
- the purE gene encoding 5-(carboxyamino)imidazole ribonucleotide mutase, with protein sequence MKKVGVIMGSKSDLPVMQDAIDILKEFNIEVEVDIVSAHRTPEKLFDYGKNAHTREFAVIVAGAGGAAHLPGMIASLSPLPVIGVPVKSSNSIDGWDSVLSILQMPGGVPVATVALNGAKNAGILAAQIIGASDSAVLDKILEYKEGLKQKVHESAKDLK encoded by the coding sequence ATGAAAAAAGTAGGAGTAATTATGGGAAGCAAAAGCGATCTTCCAGTTATGCAAGACGCTATCGATATATTAAAGGAATTTAATATTGAAGTTGAAGTAGACATTGTTTCGGCTCATAGAACCCCTGAAAAACTATTTGATTACGGGAAAAATGCTCATACCAGAGAGTTTGCTGTTATTGTTGCCGGTGCAGGTGGCGCAGCACACTTACCAGGAATGATAGCTTCATTATCGCCACTTCCTGTTATTGGTGTTCCTGTAAAAAGTAGCAATTCTATTGATGGTTGGGACTCTGTTTTATCCATTCTACAAATGCCTGGTGGTGTTCCTGTAGCTACAGTAGCTCTTAACGGTGCAAAAAATGCGGGTATTTTAGCCGCACAAATTATTGGTGCTAGCGACAGCGCTGTTCTAGATAAAATCTTAGAATACAAAGAAGGCTTAAAACAAAAAGTACATGAGTCTGCTAAAGATTTAAAATAA
- a CDS encoding 5-(carboxyamino)imidazole ribonucleotide synthase, producing MNYFSSNFKLGILGGGQLGKMLLNDTRKFDIYTCVLDSSNEAPCKIASNEFHLGDLMNYDAVYNFGKQVDILTIEIENVNVDALEALEKEGIKVYPASKTLRTIQNKATQKSFYVANNLPTAPFSRFTYTSEINEAINQGDLTLPFVWKSAQFGYDGTGVKIVKTLEDLEGLPNVECIAETLVPFKNELAVIVVRNASGDTKTFPVVEMEFHPEANQVEYVICPARIPDDVAKKATEVALKTSEAFNHVGLLAVEMFQTQNDDVLINEVAPRPHNSGHQSIEASYTSQFEQHLRAILDLPLGRTDSKVGGVMVNLVGAEGYTGNVVYENIETIMEMDGVTPHIYGKQQTRPFRKMGHVTIVNENLNEARRIAEEVKKSIKVISE from the coding sequence ATGAACTATTTTTCTTCAAATTTTAAACTTGGTATCCTAGGTGGTGGCCAATTAGGTAAAATGCTACTTAACGATACCAGAAAATTTGACATTTATACTTGTGTTTTAGACTCCAGTAATGAAGCACCTTGCAAAATTGCAAGTAACGAGTTTCATTTAGGTGATTTAATGAATTATGATGCTGTTTATAATTTCGGAAAACAAGTTGATATACTAACTATTGAAATTGAAAATGTAAACGTAGATGCTCTGGAAGCTCTTGAAAAAGAAGGCATAAAAGTATACCCGGCATCTAAAACACTACGAACCATTCAAAACAAAGCAACCCAGAAATCGTTTTATGTTGCTAATAATTTGCCAACAGCGCCTTTTTCTCGCTTTACTTACACTTCTGAAATTAATGAAGCCATAAATCAAGGTGATCTAACATTACCTTTTGTTTGGAAATCTGCTCAATTTGGGTACGATGGCACTGGGGTAAAAATCGTAAAAACGCTTGAAGATTTAGAAGGATTACCCAATGTAGAATGTATAGCCGAAACATTGGTGCCTTTTAAAAACGAATTGGCCGTTATCGTCGTTAGAAATGCTTCGGGAGACACAAAAACATTTCCGGTTGTAGAGATGGAATTTCACCCAGAGGCCAATCAAGTAGAATATGTTATTTGCCCGGCCAGAATACCAGACGACGTAGCTAAAAAAGCTACCGAGGTTGCCTTAAAAACATCAGAAGCTTTTAACCATGTTGGTCTGTTAGCAGTAGAAATGTTTCAAACCCAAAACGATGATGTTTTAATTAATGAAGTAGCACCAAGACCACACAACTCTGGACATCAATCTATCGAAGCCAGTTATACATCACAATTCGAGCAGCACTTAAGAGCTATTTTAGATCTACCTTTAGGAAGAACCGATAGTAAAGTGGGTGGTGTTATGGTAAATTTGGTTGGTGCCGAAGGCTACACAGGCAATGTGGTTTACGAAAATATTGAAACCATTATGGAAATGGATGGTGTAACACCACATATTTATGGTAAACAACAAACCCGTCCGTTTAGAAAAATGGGACATGTAACTATTGTAAACGAAAATTTAAACGAAGCTAGAAGAATAGCCGAAGAAGTAAAAAAATCTATTAAAGTTATAAGTGAATAA
- a CDS encoding adenylate kinase → MIKLHDKYFKPFISTKEIDDAIQRLVLEIAEDVGDEIPVFVGILNGSFMVVSDFVKKYPKPCEVTFIKLASYEGVKSSEDIQRLIGLTQDLSGRTVIILEDIIDTGNTLSEVHRIFKNENVKSLKIATLFYKPEAYKKDFKLHYVGIEIPNKFIVGYGLDYDGLGRNLPEIYQIKETQHMTNLVLFGPPGAGKGTQADFLKEKYNLVHISTGDVFRYNIKNETALGMLAKSYMDKGELVPDQVTIDMLNAEVEKNADANGFIFDGFPRTNAQADALNKLMDSKDSQINAMIALEVADEILVERLLSRGKTSGRADDADESIIRNRITEYYNKTAILKEFYSEQNKYFGVDGVGSIEEITVRLSAVIDEL, encoded by the coding sequence GTGATAAAGCTACACGACAAATATTTTAAACCTTTTATTTCTACTAAAGAAATTGATGATGCGATACAGCGTTTGGTATTAGAAATTGCTGAAGATGTAGGAGACGAAATCCCTGTATTTGTGGGTATTTTAAACGGGTCGTTTATGGTTGTAAGCGACTTTGTTAAAAAATATCCAAAACCTTGTGAAGTCACTTTTATAAAACTAGCATCTTACGAAGGTGTTAAATCGAGTGAAGACATTCAAAGACTTATTGGGTTAACTCAAGATTTATCAGGACGAACTGTTATTATTTTAGAAGATATTATTGATACAGGCAACACTTTATCTGAAGTCCATAGAATCTTTAAAAACGAAAATGTAAAATCGCTAAAAATAGCAACACTGTTTTACAAGCCAGAAGCCTATAAAAAAGATTTTAAATTACATTATGTTGGTATTGAGATACCTAATAAATTCATAGTCGGTTATGGCCTAGATTATGATGGATTAGGCAGGAATTTACCAGAAATATATCAAATAAAAGAAACACAACACATGACAAACTTAGTGCTATTTGGCCCTCCAGGTGCTGGAAAAGGAACACAAGCAGATTTTTTAAAAGAGAAGTATAATTTAGTACATATTTCTACAGGCGATGTTTTTAGATACAATATTAAAAACGAAACGGCTTTAGGAATGCTTGCTAAATCGTACATGGATAAAGGCGAGTTGGTTCCAGATCAAGTGACTATTGATATGCTAAATGCCGAGGTTGAAAAGAATGCTGATGCTAATGGTTTTATTTTTGATGGTTTTCCTCGTACAAATGCACAGGCTGATGCTTTAAATAAGTTGATGGATAGCAAGGATTCTCAAATAAACGCGATGATTGCTTTAGAAGTTGCCGATGAAATTTTGGTTGAGCGTTTATTATCTCGCGGAAAAACAAGTGGACGGGCAGATGATGCTGACGAATCCATCATTAGAAATAGAATAACAGAATACTATAATAAAACAGCCATCTTAAAAGAATTTTATTCGGAGCAGAATAAATATTTTGGTGTTGATGGTGTTGGTAGTATTGAAGAGATTACTGTACGCTTGAGTGCTGTTATTGACGAATTGTAA
- the obgE gene encoding GTPase ObgE yields MTEGNFVDYIKMYVASGNGGKGSVHLHREKYITKGGPDGGDGGRGGHVILRGNSNLWTLLHLKFKKHIRAGHGGNGSKARSTGADGEDVYIDVPLGTVVRDTETNAILLEITEDGEERIIAEGGKGGLGNWHFRSSTNQTPRYAQPGLPFEEKYVTLELKILADVGLVGFPNAGKSTLLSVVTSAKPKIADYEFTTLKPNLGIVEYRDFQTFVMADIPGIIEGAAEGKGLGHYFLRHIERNSILLFLIPADAGDIRKQYDILLDELRRYNPEMLDKERLIAISKSDMLDDELKAELKAELDNELPIPYLFISSVAQQGITKLKDLLWKMLND; encoded by the coding sequence ATGACTGAAGGAAATTTTGTTGATTATATAAAAATGTATGTGGCGTCTGGTAATGGAGGTAAAGGCTCTGTACACTTACATCGCGAAAAGTATATTACTAAAGGCGGACCAGATGGAGGAGATGGTGGTCGTGGAGGCCATGTTATTCTCCGAGGAAATTCTAACTTATGGACGCTTCTTCATTTAAAATTTAAAAAGCATATTCGTGCCGGTCATGGTGGGAATGGAAGTAAAGCTAGGAGTACTGGTGCAGATGGCGAAGATGTGTATATAGATGTACCGTTAGGAACGGTTGTACGAGATACAGAAACGAATGCTATTCTTTTAGAGATTACAGAAGATGGCGAGGAAAGAATAATTGCTGAAGGCGGAAAAGGCGGATTGGGAAACTGGCATTTTAGGTCTTCAACCAATCAAACGCCCAGATATGCTCAGCCAGGACTTCCGTTTGAAGAGAAGTATGTTACGCTGGAATTAAAAATACTTGCCGATGTTGGTTTGGTGGGATTCCCAAATGCAGGAAAATCTACTTTACTTTCGGTAGTAACGTCTGCAAAGCCAAAAATTGCTGATTATGAGTTTACAACGCTTAAGCCTAATTTAGGGATTGTAGAGTATCGGGATTTTCAAACCTTTGTTATGGCAGATATTCCTGGAATTATTGAAGGGGCTGCAGAAGGTAAAGGTTTAGGACATTATTTTTTACGCCATATAGAACGTAATTCGATTTTGCTATTTTTGATACCTGCTGATGCGGGTGATATTAGAAAACAGTATGATATTTTGCTAGATGAACTTCGTCGTTATAATCCTGAAATGCTTGACAAGGAACGTCTCATAGCCATATCGAAGAGTGATATGCTTGATGACGAATTGAAGGCAGAACTTAAAGCAGAGTTAGATAACGAACTTCCTATTCCGTACTTATTTATTTCATCGGTAGCACAACAAGGGATAACCAAATTAAAAGATCTTTTGTGGAAGATGTTGAATGATTAG
- a CDS encoding DUF4136 domain-containing protein, protein MKSLKTLLLVLLIIGCAPIRVSYDFDRTVDFNTYKTYNYYTDMNTGLSELDTKRLLNAIDKQMAVKGFSLSDKPDFFIDIKSNEYREANRSTVGVGLGGGGRNVGGGISVGIPVGQSNVNRRIIIDFVDENKKQLFWQAVSESNYNPNAIPGEREKKLNAVVEKVLIGYPPKQ, encoded by the coding sequence ATGAAATCTTTAAAAACTCTTTTACTTGTTTTGTTAATTATAGGGTGTGCGCCTATTCGTGTTAGTTACGATTTTGATAGAACAGTAGATTTTAATACTTATAAAACGTATAATTATTATACCGATATGAATACGGGGTTAAGCGAATTAGATACAAAACGCTTGTTAAATGCTATAGATAAGCAGATGGCGGTTAAAGGGTTTAGTTTGTCTGACAAACCAGATTTTTTTATAGATATTAAGAGTAACGAGTACCGAGAAGCAAATCGTAGTACGGTAGGGGTTGGCTTAGGCGGTGGTGGACGTAATGTTGGCGGCGGTATTTCGGTAGGTATTCCTGTTGGGCAAAGTAACGTTAATCGTCGAATAATTATCGATTTTGTTGATGAAAACAAAAAACAATTATTTTGGCAGGCTGTAAGCGAATCTAATTATAATCCTAACGCGATACCTGGAGAACGCGAAAAAAAACTAAATGCTGTTGTAGAAAAAGTATTAATAGGATACCCGCCTAAACAATAA
- a CDS encoding M64 family metallopeptidase, which produces MKYFLIFILFVFNIHLISAQVFDVDTIKFAGPSDKRINLVILSEGYQTAELPQFITDATSLSNDMFNQSPFSEYADYFNVFAINVPSMDSGADHPGTATDVVEPFTPITTVDTYFNATFDAFNIHRLLYYGIDYTDAAAADAKIRSVLADNFPTYDQALIIVNTNVYGGTGGEFPMASTLANDIAIHELGHSLFKLQDEYYAGDEYPSEAINMTQENDPNLIKWKNWNGTNGIGIYAHSGTPIAATWYKPQSGGQCKMEALNVAFCSVCKEGIIEKIHSLVSPIDSYTPVSNTISNPSFPLEFQLSLIKPIPNTLESSWSLNASNFATNVDDVSVLDTDLNTGLNNLTAVITDNTALLKVTNHETVHVYTVTWTIDYSTLGVKDIETDVNNLTITMHPNPANTTANFKIDSDRGANLKVEVISLDGKKVKTVPMYNHQTQQVNISSLSEGIYVANFYADNVLVASKKLVKQ; this is translated from the coding sequence ATGAAGTATTTTTTAATCTTTATATTATTCGTTTTCAATATACATTTGATTTCGGCTCAAGTTTTTGATGTTGATACGATTAAATTTGCCGGCCCTAGTGATAAAAGAATCAACTTAGTTATATTAAGTGAAGGGTATCAAACTGCTGAGTTGCCTCAATTTATTACCGATGCGACCAGTTTATCTAACGACATGTTTAATCAATCACCTTTTTCAGAGTATGCTGACTATTTTAATGTTTTTGCGATTAATGTTCCCTCGATGGATAGTGGCGCAGATCATCCGGGTACGGCTACTGATGTTGTAGAACCTTTCACTCCAATAACCACTGTAGACACCTATTTTAATGCCACTTTTGATGCTTTTAATATTCATAGATTGCTCTATTATGGCATAGATTATACAGACGCAGCTGCTGCAGATGCAAAAATACGTTCTGTTTTAGCCGATAATTTTCCAACTTACGATCAGGCTTTAATTATAGTGAATACTAATGTTTATGGAGGAACTGGTGGCGAGTTCCCAATGGCTTCAACTTTGGCAAACGATATTGCTATACACGAATTAGGCCACTCTTTATTCAAATTGCAAGACGAATATTATGCTGGGGATGAATATCCTAGTGAAGCGATTAATATGACTCAAGAAAACGATCCCAACTTAATAAAATGGAAAAACTGGAATGGCACCAACGGTATTGGTATTTATGCGCATTCTGGAACTCCAATAGCAGCAACCTGGTACAAACCGCAAAGTGGTGGACAATGTAAGATGGAAGCTCTAAACGTAGCTTTTTGTTCAGTTTGTAAAGAAGGAATTATTGAGAAAATACACAGTTTGGTCTCGCCTATAGACTCCTATACACCTGTTTCAAACACAATTTCAAACCCAAGTTTTCCACTTGAGTTTCAATTGAGTTTAATTAAACCTATCCCTAATACCCTTGAAAGTTCATGGTCGCTAAATGCTTCAAATTTTGCAACAAATGTTGATGACGTAAGTGTTTTAGATACCGATTTAAATACAGGTTTAAATAACTTAACAGCAGTTATAACAGATAACACCGCACTTTTAAAAGTCACCAACCATGAAACCGTTCATGTTTATACGGTAACCTGGACAATAGATTATTCCACCTTAGGAGTTAAGGACATTGAAACCGATGTTAACAATCTAACTATCACCATGCACCCAAACCCTGCAAATACTACGGCAAACTTTAAAATTGATAGCGACAGAGGCGCCAATTTAAAAGTTGAAGTTATTAGTTTAGATGGTAAAAAGGTAAAAACTGTTCCAATGTACAATCACCAAACCCAACAGGTTAACATTAGCAGTTTAAGCGAAGGGATTTACGTTGCCAATTTTTATGCAGACAACGTACTTGTTGCGAGCAAAAAGTTAGTAAAACAATAG
- a CDS encoding DoxX family membrane protein translates to MNSKVFMVVRILLGLFVLFFGLNKFFHFMAFGEMSPEAGAYFGALSSVKLITIVAIVEIVAGLAFIFNKFGALLALILMSVSINAVLFHAMLAPEGIAGALILLVLNIIVLYGYKDKYKDLLN, encoded by the coding sequence ATGAATTCAAAAGTTTTTATGGTCGTGAGAATACTTCTTGGGCTATTCGTTCTGTTTTTCGGGCTTAACAAGTTCTTCCATTTTATGGCATTTGGAGAGATGTCTCCCGAAGCTGGAGCTTACTTTGGAGCATTATCCTCTGTTAAGTTAATAACTATAGTAGCAATTGTTGAAATTGTAGCTGGGTTAGCATTTATCTTTAACAAATTTGGAGCACTATTAGCACTTATTTTAATGAGTGTTTCTATAAATGCAGTATTGTTTCATGCTATGCTGGCTCCAGAAGGTATTGCCGGCGCTTTAATCTTACTAGTTTTAAACATTATTGTATTATACGGCTATAAAGACAAGTATAAAGATTTGCTGAATTAA